The region GTATTTGCGCGATTCGTCATATATCCAGTGATGAGTTAAATGTTGCGTTGTGATCCAGTGTTGCGGGTCACCAGATAGTCCAGACTAAAGCGTCCTGCACCATGCAGAAACAGGAATAACAGCCCGCCTGTCATGGCAATATTTTTCATCAGGTGAATAATCTCCTCCTCTGCACCATGAAAGATAAATCCACAGATAAAAGTAAAGACTGCCAGCGCCAGTGCCGCTAAACGTGCCTGAAAGCCGAACAGGATTGCCAGTCCACCGACACCCACCAGAAGAATGCTCAGTGGCAGCAATTCACTGGGTACATTAAATGATTCCATATAGCCCGCCGTGGTACCATAGTTCTGGATCTTCATCCAGGCTGAACCAATAAAAATAAAGGAGATAAGTGCACGTGCCACCAGATTAATCAGTGCTTCAGTGGTGGGGGTGAGAAAGATTTTTTGTAAGGTCAAATCGGGATTAAGCATGGGAGTCACCTATTGGTTTTTATTTTAATGGCCTATCCATGCTATGCCTGTTTCTTAAGGGCTTCAAAAATAATTTGTAAGCTAACTTATAAGCTCAAACTTCGAGAAGCGAGCTGGTAATTTATTTATGTTTTGGTACTGACTTTCCAGTCTTGGACTGTTAGCATTTCAGCACACTTTTGCTTGTACTGGCGCCATGGAACTGCTTGATTTTATCCTACACGTAGATGACCATCTGCTTGAATTCATCACCAATTATGGGGTGTGGATTTATGCCATTCTTTTCCTGATTATCTTTGTAGAAACGGGACTGGTAGTCATGCCTTTCCTGCCGGGTGACAGCTTGCTGTTTGCTGCGGGGGCACTTGCAGCATCTACTGGAGCCATGGATCCATGGATACTGATTCCGCTTCTGTTCGTGGCAGCAGTATTAGGCGATACCTTGAACTATCATATTGGCAAGCTCATCGGACCGCGTGTCTTTGAGATCGAATCGCGCTTTATCAATAAAAAACACCTTTTAGCCACCCAGCAATTTTTTGCCAAACATGGGGGTAAGACCATTATTTTTGCCCGTTTCGTGCCTTTTGCCCGCACCTTTGCTCCTTTTGTGGCTGGTGCTGGCAGTATGAATTACAAGTATTTCCTGAGCTATAACGTGATTGGTGGTTTCTTGTGGATCAGCTCTTTTGTGATCTTGGGTTATCTGTTTGGAAATATGCCAATCGTTAAAGATAACTTTACCTATCTGATCTTTGGCATCATTATTATTAGTGTATTGCCAGGCATTTTTGGTTTTATTCAGCAAAAGCTGAAAAAGAACAAAATGGCTTAAATTCTCATAAGTGCTGGATTCAGTTAAATACACTGATAATCAGCGGAATCAGGCAGAGCAGCAAAAACAGGACCGACCCTTTATATACCAGGTCGGTTTTTATTTTCTCAGACTCCCCAGCTAGAATTGCCTGACCGAACGCCATCCAGAAGACAAATACCGGCTATGTCACCAGACTGAATATCGCAAAGAACAGCACGAAATTGGTTGGGTTTTCCCAGGTCGCCATGGGAAAAATACCGGAAGCAAACAACGCCGCTTTAGGATTCTTTAAAGTTGCAGTAAACATTTGCCAAGGCCGGATCATCGGATGCCTAGAATTATGCTGCTCCAGCTGCTTGGCTTTAAACAGCCGGAAAGTCATCCAGCCTACGGTAATGGTGCTTAGTATATGCAGCATGCCCTGGAAATTAGGCCAGATCGGGACTGCAAGATGAATCAGCAAGGCCCAGACATTAATGACATAGAAGTAACCCAGCAGAATGGCGGGTATATATAAACTGGTTCTAGCCTGACCATGTTGATGTGCAGCACAACCAGTGCATTGCCTGGTCCCGGAATCATCAATACTGCAATCACAGCCAAAATAAATAGCCAGTTTTCGATCATACGCAAATTTACCGCAAAGAATGGCGCAACATTAACGAATTTGACCAACATATAACAATATGAAAATGCTCATAAATTTGTTTCGAGCAGTCATTCCATTCGGCTTTCTAGCAAAATAATGACCCTTCCCAAAATGCGATGCTAAAAAATGCCGACCTCAGTCAGCATTTTCATTTCTCATCTTCATCATTATTTTTTGGGTACAGTCTGGCGAATGATCAGTGGGCAGCTCTTATAACGCGCTGCCTGCACAATTGCTTCCTGCTCCCCTAAAAGACGTGCCAGTTCGGTCTTTTTGGTATTGGAAGACTGGCCCATATTGACTGAAATACTCGGCCCAATACCCCAACCACTATGGCTGCCCCAGCCGCCACCAACACCGACGCCTACACCAACACCCGTTCGTTTCGGCACTTGTACACCGCTGTCGATATACTGCTGGATACGATTGTATTCACCTTGCAGCTGACCGCAGTCATAGGACTGATATTGGGTTGGCGACACATAGGTCGGCTTGACGGTCGTAGCACAGGCACTTAACAATGCCAGGCCCACTACGCCAAGACTGAATTTCACGAGTTTCATGCTGTAATCATCAATTTTATTTTTGCTCAATCTCATTGAACAACGATTGATAGGCCTGAGTCAATTTATGATCAGTTGCCAAATGAATTAAGGGCTGATTTTTCTGGTGTGATTCCTTCATGATGACCGATGGCGGCAGCATGTTAGCTAATACCGGCAAGCCCTCATCTTTCAGCTGTTGCACCACATCACGTGGCAGCTTGGCCTGCGCCTGAAACTGATTAACCACAATCCCTTCAATTTCCAGACGGTCATTATGGTCGTCCTGGGTTTCGATGACATTTTCAATCAGGGTATGCAGGGCACGTTTGGAGAATACATCACAGTCAAAAGGAATCAGCACCCGATCTGCTGCAATGAGAGCCGATAAAGTAAAGAAATTGAAGGCCGGTGGCGTATCAATAAATACCCGTTCATACTGACCTGTTAACTGTTGCAAGGCATCACGTAGTTTATAAATCTTATGTTTGGATTCCAGCGCATGTGCCAATGTACCTAGACTTGGACTGGCTGGAATCACATCCAGATGTTTAAACGGTGACTGGTGCACATAGCTTTCCAGGCCTTTAGCGCGCGTTTTCAGAATTGAGCCGATGGCATTGCCAATCAGACCCTTGTTCTGCTGGCTGCCCAGCACTTCATCAAAATAGTTTTCAATATTGGGTTCTAATGCCGGCTTATCCCCTGAATAGGTCGCATCGTCGCCAAGCAGATACTGGCTGGAATTGGCCTGTGGATCGAGGTCAATGAGCAGGGTTTTATGCCCCTGATGTGCACTGATTGCTGCCAGATTCACAGCAATACTCGACTTCCCCACGCCACCTTTTTGGTTAAACACCACACGTGTACGCATTAAAACCCCCTATTATTTTTATCAATCTATTTAAATTTGGCCAAACAAGATGATGTTATTTTCTAGCCAAAAGTTGGCTTAATCATCACCAGCGCCATAATTGCAGCTAATGAAATAATTGCAATAACCAGGCCAGCACGACGCTGTACCAGTAGGACAGAATCATCTTTTTTATAGGCTTTCATCAAGGATGAAACCAGTACCAGGAATAAAATGACCTTGGCATAGAACCAGGGCTGTACTTCAAAGTTTTTCATGACTAGCGCAATGACACCTGTCACAGCAATCACAGCAAGTGCCAGATGCTGCAAAGCAACAAATAGCTTGCGTGCAACCGGATTAGGTAAATTACCCTGTGTACCAACAAACAAGGTAAATGCACGTGCCAGAATCGCGATAATTGCCAGACTGGCCGCAGACATATGGATAATCTTGACTAATAATTGGGTTTCCATATGTTCCTCTTAGTTTTTCGGGGCATGTGCACATTCAGGACTGGTCGTATCCTGACCGACCCACTCTGCTGGAACAAAAGCATGGATGGCTAATGCATGGATTTTTTCTGGACTCAGTAAATCACCTACTGCGGCATAGACTTTCTGATGGCGCTGCACCTGACGCAGGCCTGCAAAAGCTTCACTAACAATTACCGCTTTAAAGTGTGATTCCTTACCCGGGTAATAGCCACCATGACCAGAAGACTCATTTACCACCTCAAGATGAGATGGAGAGAGGGTAGCCAGACGTTCCCTTAATTGTTGTTCAATACTCATGGCCTTCTCCGCAACTACAATACAAATGATTCAAATTCTATTCAGTATACCCTGTTCTGTCCGGAGTTTTACTGTCCTCAAGGAGAGTTAAAGGTTGCCAAGGCGCTGTTTTAACAAAATTTTGCATAAATTTTGTCGATTTATATCGCTGGATCGGCTGAATTGATTTTATTTTATGCAAACGGTGCAAGATTTTTCATAAAGTTATTGACCCTGTTTTTGCATGCTGTATTATACACGGCATGCGGGAATAGCTCAGTTGGTAGAGCACAACCTTGCCAAGGTTGGGGTCGCGAGTTCGAGTCTCGTTTCCCGCTCCAAATTCTTTTTTGTTTAGTTTTTTAATAGTAAAAAATTATTCGACCCTGCGGGAATAGCTCAGTTGGTAGAGCACAACCTTGCCAAGGTTGGGGTCGCGAGTTCGAGTCTCGTTTCCCGCTCCAGATTCAAAAAGCCCTGATCGAAAGATTGGGGCTTTTTTATTTTCAGACTATTTGGTCAAGGAAAATAATAAACAAGCAGTTTATAGACATCTGTTTCCACCACAGCGAACTCTTGCTTCCCCCTCAGTCATTCTGTTCTGATGCGCTGTTTAGATTTAAAATTCAGGTGATCAGCTCCTCATGAGAAAGTGCTGTTTTTTTATTTGACGTCCGTGTAGAAATATCTAAATATAAAACCCAAACAAGAATTTAAGAGAAAATAATGACAACAAAAATAGAGATAAATTATCAACCCGATATTTTAGGTGTGGGTTATGAACAGGCCACCTTAGATCTTCCGAATGATTATGAAGGTCAGGTAGTAGCAACATTGGTCCGCAAGAAAGTCGCTGAGCCAACTAAAAAAGCGGTGCTGTATATCCATGGCTTTATCGACTATTTTTTCCAGACTGAAATGGCAGAGCGTTTCAATGAGCAGGGTTTTGACTTCTATGCCCTGGATCTGCGTAAATATGGCCGCTCCTATCTGCCCCATCAGAAATACTATAACGTCCATAGCCTGTCGGAATATGATGCAGAAATTACTGAAGCTTTAAATATTATTGCTCAGGAAGAGCATGAGGCCGTGTTGCTTTGCGGACATTCGACGGGTGGTTTAACCACAACCTTGTATGCCGCACATCATCCTGATCATCCATTGATTAAAGCGCTCTGGGCCAACAGTCCCTTTTATGACTTCAATATGAGTCGTCTGGAAAAGAAATTTGCCATTCCTCGAATGGCAGCCATGGGCAAACGTTTTCCAAACTTGCTATTCCCAAGTCGTCTGAATAAATGGTATGTCCCGAGTTTACATGCCAGCCATCATGGAGAATGGGACTTTAACCTCGAATGGAAAAAAGTCCGCTATCCAATGGTACGCTTGAGCTTTGTACATGCCATTCATGAAGCCCAAAAAGAACTGCATCAAGGCATTCAGTTAAGCATTCCTGTCTTGATCATGCACTCCCATCAGACCACTTATCCACGAAAATTTAATCGTCATGCACAAAGCAGCGATGTGATCCTGGAAGTGCAGGACATGATTCAGCATGCCAGAAAAATATCAGGTGATGTCACTTTATGTGAAATTCATAACGGCTTGCATGACTTGGTACTGTCAGAAAAAGCGGTGCGAGAACAGGTCTATCAACAACTGTTTGAGTGGTTACAAACAAAAGGACTTTGACCAGTTCGTAACGCTAATAATTTGCCAAATAGTGGGAAGGAAAATAATAAATGACCTTCCCCAAAATTTAATTAAAGAATTTTAATTTAGCATCAGCTGATTGTTATTTTTCAATCAGCTTATATGTGAGAAATATCATGTTTTAACCTTTTAAAACTTTAATCTATTTAACCTAATAAACTGATTTTTATTAAAAATAATAAAATCTTCTTATACCCCGCTTGTTACCTTTTGTAGCACGCTTGTAAACCCTCGACATACCGTCAGATTTGCTCTTTATATTAGCTATAACCATTCATTCCAAGATGAGTCTTCGTCTCTCACATTTATTTCTCTCACAGCTATAACAATCAATCAAAGGACAACAATATGCGTTACGCAGATCCAAATACCGACGGTTCAAAAATCCAGTTTAAAGGACAATACGAAAACTTTATTGGTGGTAAATGGGTACCGCCTGTCAAAGGTGAATACTTTGATAATATTTCCCCGGTCGATGGTAAAGCCTTTACTAAAGTACCGCGCTCCAGTGCCGAGGATATTGAACTCGCACTCGATGCAGCCCATGCTGCCAAAGCACAATGGAATAGTTCATCACCTACTACACGTTCAAATATTTTATTAAAAATTGCCGATCGTTTAGAGGAAAATCTTGAACTGCTTGCTGTTGCAGAAACTTGGGACAACGGTAAACCGATTCGTGAAACACTGAATGCCGACATTCCACTGTGTATCGACCACTTCCGTTATTTTGCAGGTTGTATTCGCGCACAGGAAGGCGGCATTTCCGAGATTGATGAAGACACTATTGCCTATCACTTCCATGAACCACTGGGCGTGGTCGGTCAAATCATTCCATGGAACTTCCCCATCCTCATGGCAGCATGGAAACTGGCTCCGGCTTTAGCTGCTGGTAACTGTATTGTGCTGAAACCTGCGGAACAAACCCCAGTCAGTATTTTAGTTCTGGTTGAATTAATTCAGGATCTTTTGCCACCAGGTGTACTGAATATTGTGAATGGTTATGGCGTTGAGGTGGGTCGTCCACTGGCAACCAATCCGCGTATTTCTAAGATTGCATTTACTGGCTCAACAGCAGTCGGTCAGCTGATCATGCAATATGCGACTGAAAATATTATTCCAGTGACCTTGGAACTTGGTGGTAAATCACCGAACCTGTTCTTTGCAGATGTGATGGATCAAGAGGATGAATACCTAGACAAAGCCCTAGAAGGTTTTACCATGTTTGCCCTGAATCAGGGGGAAATTTGTACCTGTCCATCGCGTGCCTTGGTACAGGAAAGTATTGCAGACAAATTCCTGGAACGCGCGGTTGAGCGTGTGAAGCGTATTAAGACCGGTCATCCACTGGATACCGACACCATGATTGGCGCACAGGCATCGCAAGAACAGCAAGATAAAATCTTGGGTTGTATCGCCACAGGTCGTGAAGAAGGTGCCGAGGTCTTGCTTGGCGGTGGTGAACGTCAGGAAGTCGGACAAGGCTTCTATATTGAACCGACCATCTTTAAAGGTACCAATGACATGAAAACTTTCCAGGAAGAAATTTTTGGACCTGTGCTTGCTGTCGCCACCTTTAAAGACTTTGATGATGCCATCAAAATTGCCAATGACACCATTTATGGTCTAGGTGCAGGTGTGTGGTCACGTTCAGCACATACCTCTTATCGTGCTGGTCGTGCCATTCAAGCTGGTCGGGTATGGACCAACTGTTATCACATTTACC is a window of Acinetobacter sp. ASP199 DNA encoding:
- a CDS encoding DoxX family protein gives rise to the protein MLNPDLTLQKIFLTPTTEALINLVARALISFIFIGSAWMKIQNYGTTAGYMESFNVPSELLPLSILLVGVGGLAILFGFQARLAALALAVFTFICGFIFHGAEEEIIHLMKNIAMTGGLLFLFLHGAGRFSLDYLVTRNTGSQRNI
- a CDS encoding DedA family protein — protein: MELLDFILHVDDHLLEFITNYGVWIYAILFLIIFVETGLVVMPFLPGDSLLFAAGALAASTGAMDPWILIPLLFVAAVLGDTLNYHIGKLIGPRVFEIESRFINKKHLLATQQFFAKHGGKTIIFARFVPFARTFAPFVAGAGSMNYKYFLSYNVIGGFLWISSFVILGYLFGNMPIVKDNFTYLIFGIIIISVLPGIFGFIQQKLKKNKMA
- a CDS encoding ParA family protein, with the translated sequence MRTRVVFNQKGGVGKSSIAVNLAAISAHQGHKTLLIDLDPQANSSQYLLGDDATYSGDKPALEPNIENYFDEVLGSQQNKGLIGNAIGSILKTRAKGLESYVHQSPFKHLDVIPASPSLGTLAHALESKHKIYKLRDALQQLTGQYERVFIDTPPAFNFFTLSALIAADRVLIPFDCDVFSKRALHTLIENVIETQDDHNDRLEIEGIVVNQFQAQAKLPRDVVQQLKDEGLPVLANMLPPSVIMKESHQKNQPLIHLATDHKLTQAYQSLFNEIEQK
- a CDS encoding SirB2 family protein, translated to METQLLVKIIHMSAASLAIIAILARAFTLFVGTQGNLPNPVARKLFVALQHLALAVIAVTGVIALVMKNFEVQPWFYAKVILFLVLVSSLMKAYKKDDSVLLVQRRAGLVIAIISLAAIMALVMIKPTFG
- a CDS encoding BolA family protein, which translates into the protein MSIEQQLRERLATLSPSHLEVVNESSGHGGYYPGKESHFKAVIVSEAFAGLRQVQRHQKVYAAVGDLLSPEKIHALAIHAFVPAEWVGQDTTSPECAHAPKN
- a CDS encoding alpha/beta hydrolase, with the protein product MTTKIEINYQPDILGVGYEQATLDLPNDYEGQVVATLVRKKVAEPTKKAVLYIHGFIDYFFQTEMAERFNEQGFDFYALDLRKYGRSYLPHQKYYNVHSLSEYDAEITEALNIIAQEEHEAVLLCGHSTGGLTTTLYAAHHPDHPLIKALWANSPFYDFNMSRLEKKFAIPRMAAMGKRFPNLLFPSRLNKWYVPSLHASHHGEWDFNLEWKKVRYPMVRLSFVHAIHEAQKELHQGIQLSIPVLIMHSHQTTYPRKFNRHAQSSDVILEVQDMIQHARKISGDVTLCEIHNGLHDLVLSEKAVREQVYQQLFEWLQTKGL
- a CDS encoding aldehyde dehydrogenase family protein; the encoded protein is MRYADPNTDGSKIQFKGQYENFIGGKWVPPVKGEYFDNISPVDGKAFTKVPRSSAEDIELALDAAHAAKAQWNSSSPTTRSNILLKIADRLEENLELLAVAETWDNGKPIRETLNADIPLCIDHFRYFAGCIRAQEGGISEIDEDTIAYHFHEPLGVVGQIIPWNFPILMAAWKLAPALAAGNCIVLKPAEQTPVSILVLVELIQDLLPPGVLNIVNGYGVEVGRPLATNPRISKIAFTGSTAVGQLIMQYATENIIPVTLELGGKSPNLFFADVMDQEDEYLDKALEGFTMFALNQGEICTCPSRALVQESIADKFLERAVERVKRIKTGHPLDTDTMIGAQASQEQQDKILGCIATGREEGAEVLLGGGERQEVGQGFYIEPTIFKGTNDMKTFQEEIFGPVLAVATFKDFDDAIKIANDTIYGLGAGVWSRSAHTSYRAGRAIQAGRVWTNCYHIYPAHAAFGGYKKSGIGRENHKMMLDHYQQTKNLLVSYSTKPAGFF